From the genome of Arvicola amphibius chromosome 9, mArvAmp1.2, whole genome shotgun sequence:
CCACTTCTATAGGCTTATCTTTGAAAAGTCCTTTTCTACGGATTCCGGAAACACCGTGCCGAGAGGGGAGAGTGAAATGGGAAGACCAGTTTCTTCATTTTGAGATTCTACTAACATAATGTCATAAATGTAAACTCGAGAAATACAGGTAGAGTTTCAAATTCTAATCAAACGACTTGTTTTTATCATAATTGTCTTCACAGTGCCCTCCACTCTCAGTCCACCCTTTCCTTAGGACGGTGCCTTTTAAGGGTGCTGGTGTGTGGCAGGGTATTGTTCCAGACAGTGCTCTGCACTACTTCAGCTTGGCCCTTCCACCCCTACACATCTAGGCCTGCCTGGAGCTACAGGTTAGTACCATCCAATCCACCATCATTAAGCGCCATTCCAGACCATTTGTGCTGTTTTTTCTCTGTACTAGGACAGCCCAGGCACTTTGTATGACAGTTCACACTACAACCTTGCCACCTATCGAAAGCCAGAAAGACCCAGATTGTCACCACGCTAGTTTctagttgttttcctttcctgtacCTTGGAATTTCCCCATTTTAAATGGGCGCCTCTATAAAGCCATGTTCTAAATAAGGCTAGCTATCTAGCTATTTTATCCACCATTATCGTCTGcataatgaaaaatttaagtCTATCATGTTGCTGtcaaaaaaatcacttaaatacATCTGTGCAAAAGGCAAgttttgggcagtggtggtgcaagcctttcataccagcactcgggaggcagaggcaggaggatctctgtgagttcgagaccaccctggtctcCAGGACGGacgccaaagctacacagagaaaccttgtctcagaaaacccacGATGTTCTAAGAGGCTTAAGCGGTTCTGCAATGCACGATCGTCTCCATCACCCATCTAGGGCTTGGCTTTGCTGTGGGTAGGCCCGCTTTCGCTAACattagaatgttctagaattctCTTCGCAGGCCTACCTTGCTTctgtaaagaagaagaaatgcttCCCTTACAATTTAAACTCCACGTGGGAAGAAATATTCTCATGTGTTCATGGCTATATCTGTTTTTCCTGGTAATTCAGGTActcatttatttgaaagaaaataaaaaggaagagttCGTGGTGCTGTGGGCCGCTGTGGCTGTGGCGGTGGCGTCCGTCCCTCCCGTCCCCCCAGAAGGTGGCAAGGGGTTCGGCCAGACGACGCTCATTTTGTCCATTTCAAGCCGGTGGCCACACTTTTTGGATTCAAGGGGCCATTTTGTGGCCATAACCTAAACAAAAGTTTTCCAAACAAAACTCTGGGCACCATTCAGCCTACAGCACATTTCAGGGGGTCCCGCGCCTGGAGTCGCTGCTGCTGTGGGGATGCGGCCTAGCAGGGTGGCCAGGGGCACCGTACCTCGCGCATGCCCCGTGGCACCCCTCACGCACCCGGAGGGCTACGTGGGTCCCGGGGCCCCCCCCTGCGAGGGCCCGACGTGGCCGCCCATTGGCTGAGGCCCACCGCACGGCCAGGTCACGCACAGTCATCCCCGGCCCCCTCGCCCGCCTCGCCTCAGTGCCTCGGCGACCCTGGCCCGGCTCACTTCGGGGGCTTCGCGTCTTCGCGTCTTCGTCCTCCTCGTCGCCCGTTGGGAGGCCAGGCGGCCCCGCAGCCGCCCGGGTGAAGCAGCCGCATAGCCTGGTCCACCTCGAGGTGTTTACACCGAACTCCAGCCGCCATCATggtgagtcagaggcaggcgggcTAGTGGGGGCGGCCCGGCTGGAGGCCACACTCCTCAGACGGGGTGAAATTTGGATTTTTTGGGGTAGCACGGAGATGAGGCGAAGGGAAACGTGGGGTTCCTTGAGGTTTCCGGTTGTGGGGCCCGCCTGACACCTCCAGGGACGGCCCTGCCGACTTTGCGGCCTACCAGCACACTGGGGCTGCTGGGACATGGCCGGAGGCCGGTGGATGCCGCAGCCGGGGACCTCGGGTGCTCCTGGCAGGACCGCGTGCGCAGCCTGGGCCTCGCGCCACAGCTCTTTCCCGCCTTCCGGCCTCAGGGCCTGCAGGAGCCCGCCCCCGCCACTCcatgccccatccccacccccaccccaccctgcacctatacctgccccacccccaccctgccccacccccaccctatccCCACTCCGCGCCTATTCCCACCCCCACCTTGCGCTCCGCCCCACCCCGTGCCTGTCCCCACCcaatcccatccccacccccaacccgtGCCtcgccccaccccctccccttgcctcttgccccacccccaccctgcgcCTATCCCCAGGCCTcgccccacccccccaccctgCGCCTATCCCCTCGActcgccccaccctcaccccGTGCCTCGCCCCACCCCCACCGTCGCCAGCTAGCGCGGCCCTATGGCCGCCATTGGCTTGGCCCTGTCGGGAGTGGCACCtaagaggccaggtggtggctcTGGGTAGACTtgtgcgcatgtgcgtgcatgAGAGGAACCAGGCAGCTGGCGACCTGAACCGGAAAGCAACTCtgttacaatcccagcactgaggaggctgccGGAGGAGATGCGAGTTCTAGGCTGCTAcagagccccccacccccaccccccgggaACGGTGCTGAGCGTGTCGGTAGCCATTGTCGCATATGTTCCATTTCATTTACACAGGTTTCCCCGTTTTAGTGGTAAAGGAAGAAAATCTATATAATTTCTGACGATGTTAAAATAAAGTTGGGTAAtttcatgtaaatattttagtTGTAAAATTACTACTTGTCAATCTCAGTTAAGTTAAAATCACAGTACTGTAAAGTACTTGTGGACAGTTTTCTCCATTAGAGTTAGAAATTTGATGACATCAGACTTACTATCTGGGCCAGTATTTGTAACATACATGACAGTTTGCTTACTGTGGTGatttaaatttcaaagaacaTTATCCTGGAATTTTTAGTAATAATATTCTCAACTTCTAGCTATTTTTGATGTGGATATTCAAATGTTATTGTACTGTGGAGAGTTGATTTGTGATAGCTTCCAAGTTCATTGTTAGTATCCTAATATTTCTCAATTCATTTGGAGGTAGAATTGATAAATTGTCTTATACTTAATAGTCTGTTTTCAATATGCTACTACCTTTATTAATGGATATTTTTCTACCAAGTTCAGAATATTTTGTGGATAATCTCAAGTACTGGAGGCAGTAGGGGCCAGGTGcttaaggcaagaggatcacttgAGTGCCTCAGCAGTTTAAGGCTAACCTTGGcaacatgagacactgtctttaaaaataatcatagaaggcagaggaaggtggaaatCCATGACTCTGAGGGCagactgatctacatagcaagcttcaggccagccaaagttacatagtaagaccatttctctaaataaaattcaaaaattatattATCTTGAACATTAAATTCTGACTTAATGATTATTGGGTTGTAGAGTGGTTTTGgtcatgttttaaaaagcatctaTTGGTTATGGGTGTTTCAGATAACACTAAGTGTTATCTGAATACAGTAAGTAGCATCTCTGCCTGTGGTTCAGGGCTTGTTAAAAAGAGTACTTTTGCTTTGTTAGCTTTGAGTGCCACCTACTGGATAAAGGCCAGGGTATGGTGTGCCTTCTTTAATACATCATTACACTATTAAGATGAGACAAATTTTATACTTACCCTAATTAAGCAGGAAGCCTAAGCCCAAATCGATTGTCCGATAATAtttgatgctttatttttctctttattaaattttCCTCACCCATCTTAACTtttgtataaagaaaataattagaagaCATTTGAGCTCTTTTCTAATTGCTTAATTTTCAAGCAAGGAAATCAAGATCCTGAAAACAGGTATTTTATTTAAGAGCAAAAAAATCAAGTTCTTCCCCAATGatcatttttctcttcaattCTAGGGATACCACACATAACAATTTTCAGCATATCCTTATACAAGTTTTGGTACCAGCAATTCTTTGTTGACGGCGGTGGTGGTTGTAGTTGGTATTATGGGATATTAAAGTAGTATCCCTGGCTGCCTACCTACCAGATGTCAGACGTTTACCTCATTGGTGATACCCAGAAATATCTCTAGATATTAAGTGCCCCTGAAGCACTGAGAATCAGTGCATTTATTCTTAGACTCTGACACAGTTATCTGGTAAAGTATAACACCTCTAAATGAAAAAGCACCCATGCCTTGTGTTACAGacatcagaaataaaaaattatttatcaaaTAAATGTAGCCTATTTTCATTCATAGAAGAGACAGTTGAGAAAGGGAGTCCTATAAAATTACAGAACAACtgcttatgtttttaatttatttttgaatgaaaaattgAGAAGAGTTGGACAGATGTAGGAAAGTAAATCTAGTCAAGTTCTAAAGAGTTGAAGATACATAGCATATGTAGTAGTCCCatttagaaaaaagtaaaattgtatgacattaaaagaagggaaaacattAATCTTTTTACTCCCTGCCATTTCACTGTCATGAAATATTGTTGAAGGGAATTTGCTGTTCAAAAGAATAAGGTTGTTCTTAAGTAGGAACACAAAATAGCCTCTGAGCAcgcttgagcttttgaaatctGAAAGCCCAACTCTGACGAGGCCACACCTACTATGAGGCCACAACCCCTAATCTTTTCAAGAGGTGACCATTTCTTACTCAGATTAAcacactgttttaaaaaagatgacTGTGTGAAGCATCATATTTCAGAAAGTACTGCATCCTTTCGTTTAATTTTCACACCAATTCTCTGCTAATGACAGTCTCTGAAGCTAAACTAAGCTGTATAGGTAGTTGATTTAGAGTAACACTAACTTATGTTAAATACAAAAGgtatatttttatatagcttgtcatatgtgtttgtgtatgtgtttttaaaattgtttattttctaaattacagTCTGCCACAACTTCTGAGACTCCAAATTCAGCTGTCTCCAGGGAGGCCAGCACCCAGTCTTCATCAGCAGCCACCAGTCAAGGATATGTTTTGCCAGAAGGCAAAATCATGCCAAACACTGTTTTTGTTGGTGGAATTGATGTTAGGGTATTGTATTcatattttgtttgcattttaaaataaattgtgaaaCCAGGGAGTGTTTGGGTGAGAAGGGGTGGGAGGAGTGCTTGAGCCCTGGACTTCCAAGAGGAGCCCTGGAAACAATTAAGAGgctcaaaaattttatttaaaatgttgtgGATGATGGGATTTGATGTGTAGACCTAAAAGTGTTTTTCGGTGTTGTAAATTTTATGCAGTTTTGGTTTTAACCCATAGAGACTAAAACTACACTCACCAAAGTAGAGTAATTTCGGAATACCATAGATTGACTTGCATATAATCAAATCTTTTCACAATACAATTAGAAATCTTGAATGCTTAGTTTTTACTCTCGGAGTTCGTTTATTCTCATAGATGGATGAAACCGAAATTAGGAGTTTCTTTGCCAGATATGGCTCAGTAAAAGAAGTGAAGATAATCACTGATCGAACTGGTGTGTCGAAGGGGTATGTAAACATATTTGCTATAGCTACTGTTTATAGAACTgagcatggctggagagatgctgggATATCAGACAAGACTATAAGTGGGCATTCTAACATTAATAAAACGTGTtgcttttgattattttatggatAAAAGGTTTTTTATCAGTTCATTTTCCTAGTATTTGTATTTTGTAACTCAAATCTAATAACATGGGTTATTAAATTCCTTTTGCACATTTCATAGTATCTTAAATTTTAGCTGTCTTGCCTTACATGATCTTTGTTAATGAATATTAGCCCATTCTGACATTAGACTAAGAAAACAAAGTGATATTTATAGAGGATCTGTTGTCTATGTCTCAGCATATTTATGAGAGTATATTCATCTTCCATATCACCATTTCTGCTATTTTATAGAATATTAGGTAGTGTAAATCATGGTACTATGTAGTTAAgattttgtatttcatttatcTGCTTTCTAGCTAcggatttgtttcattttataatgaCGTGGATGTGCAGAAGATAGTAGAAGTAAGTAATAGTCTTACAGAAAATTTCTTTAGCAATGCTTTAGAGTTAAAAAGTACTTGATATTCAGTCTTAcgtaaaatacagagaaaaataggcttcctttctgtttaaaataaaaaaaattcttttaatttttgtcttttgagacaggattttgctgtagctttggaggctgtcctggaactagctctgtaggccagactggcctcaaactcacaaagatctgcctgtctctgcctcccgagtgctgggattaaaggtgtgcaccaccaccgcctggccaaaatgtaattttatgtaGTTTAACAGAACCTGCTTGCTTGGGGGCCTCTAGCTTTATCAACTAGAGACAGAGTTAGAAATGGGATGGATGGCTTTACAAAATTTAACTTGATGCTTTTGAGATGCTTTGATTAGAGTTCTAAGGCTGAGCACAGTGGTATTTGCCCAAGTCTTAGAAATGAAGGATTAAATGATcatttgttactgtttttagTCACAGATAAATTTTCATGGTAAAAAGCTGAAACTGGGCCCTGCAATCAGGAAACAAAATTTATGTGAGTAAAACCATAAATTGTTCTTGATAAAACTGCTTAGGTTTTCAGAGAACTCAatgtaagtttttcttttgtttcttttaaaggtaCTTATCATGTGCAGCCACGTCCTTTGATTTTtaatcctcctcctccaccacagtTTCAGAGTGTTTGGAGTAGTCCAAATGctgagacatacatgcagcctcCAACCATGATGAATCCTATAACTCAGTATGTTCAGGTAATAACAGCCTGCATTCTTGTTCTTAGGTTTGTTAAGTCTTTTTAAGCTCTGAAATCATATGCATGGTTTGGATGTTAACAGTCCTTATTGGAATACTTGAAATGGGAAGAATTTGTTTCGTTTATTCTCATTCTTAATTGCTGTTTTCCTCATGCTGAGATGAAATCTGCCTCTGTGTAGTTTGTAAGCCTTTATCCTAGAATCTTTGGTAGCCACAttagatatatttcttttttccaaagttTATATTTCAGACACAGAAAGTATATATAGAAGAATTTTACTATTGCCTTTTTTTTCAAGTTGAAAAAGTTCTATAAATGTTCAGGAACAGCTTTGCATGTCCTCTTAGATGGTTCTTCCCAAAGAAGATCAATTCATCTGTGTTTGACCTGCAGTGAATTCCAAATGCCTCCTCATGTAGGTTGTTGACACCTGGGTTTATTTTAGCTCTGAAATTGATAGGTTTTATCTATAAATCATAGGTTTCTTGAATTTAATCTGAGCTGggttaatatttaaattttcatgctTACTATGCCTATTTATGCTAAATAACATTCTTGGTACATT
Proteins encoded in this window:
- the Dazl gene encoding deleted in azoospermia-like, which codes for MRKCVCVCGGGVSVLPPEDMLMTVGRAAPRDHTDLSGLSCHLRAISGSVSLLQLGSALMSWSVLPPKAIGMSMVLIYLKENKKEEFVVLWAAVAVAVASVPPVPPEGDNTKCYLNTVSSISACGSGLVKKSTFALLALSATYWIKARSATTSETPNSAVSREASTQSSSAATSQGYVLPEGKIMPNTVFVGGIDVRMDETEIRSFFARYGSVKEVKIITDRTGVSKGYGFVSFYNDVDVQKIVESQINFHGKKLKLGPAIRKQNLCTYHVQPRPLIFNPPPPPQFQSVWSSPNAETYMQPPTMMNPITQYVQAYPPYPSSPVQVITGYQLPVYNYQMPPQWPAGEQRSYVIPPAYTTVNYHCSEVDSGTEVLSNECSVHEATPASGNGSQKKSVDRSIQTVVSCLFNPENRMRNSLVTQDDYFKDKRVHHFRRSRAVLKSDHLC